The Campylobacter concisus genome includes a region encoding these proteins:
- the gap gene encoding type I glyceraldehyde-3-phosphate dehydrogenase: protein MSVKVAINGFGRIGRCAARIILERDDVELVAINDTATRDMTRYLLKYDSVHGEFKQDVKVISDDFIEVNGKKIRVFSTRDLNELSYADYGADVVLECTGKFLTTEKCEPYLARGVKKVVMSAPAKDDTATFVVGVNDDKYAGEAIVSNASCTTNGLAPVAKVLNDKFGIVKGLMTTIHAYTNGQSLVDVKAKDFRRSRAAALNIGPTTTGAAKAIAKVLPELNGKMHGQAVRVPVANVSMVDLTAVLKRPASKEEINEAFRAAAESNLKGILFVDDDYRVSSDFCTSAYSSIVASDTTQVIADDMVKVFAWYDNEWGYSTRLVDLAKIVATK from the coding sequence ATGTCAGTTAAAGTAGCAATAAACGGCTTTGGGCGTATCGGTAGGTGTGCCGCTCGTATTATTTTAGAGCGAGACGACGTTGAGCTTGTCGCTATTAACGACACGGCGACGCGCGACATGACGCGCTATCTGCTCAAATACGACAGCGTGCACGGCGAATTTAAGCAAGACGTTAAGGTGATAAGCGACGATTTTATAGAAGTAAACGGCAAAAAGATAAGAGTTTTTTCAACAAGAGATCTAAACGAGCTTAGCTACGCAGACTACGGCGCAGACGTGGTTTTGGAGTGTACGGGCAAGTTTTTAACCACCGAAAAATGCGAACCGTATCTAGCTCGCGGCGTCAAAAAAGTCGTCATGAGCGCTCCGGCAAAAGACGACACGGCGACGTTCGTAGTCGGCGTAAACGACGATAAATACGCAGGCGAAGCGATCGTCTCCAACGCAAGCTGCACCACAAACGGCCTAGCGCCCGTCGCAAAGGTGCTAAACGATAAATTCGGCATCGTAAAAGGGCTCATGACCACGATCCACGCCTACACAAACGGCCAAAGCTTGGTTGACGTGAAGGCCAAAGACTTCCGCCGTTCGCGCGCTGCAGCCCTAAATATCGGACCTACGACCACCGGAGCCGCAAAAGCGATCGCAAAAGTACTTCCCGAGCTAAACGGCAAGATGCACGGACAAGCGGTCCGCGTGCCGGTCGCAAACGTATCAATGGTCGATTTAACGGCGGTTTTAAAAAGACCGGCTAGCAAAGAGGAGATAAATGAGGCGTTTAGAGCGGCTGCCGAGTCGAATTTGAAGGGAATTTTATTCGTCGATGACGATTATAGAGTTAGCAGCGACTTTTGCACGAGCGCATACAGCAGCATCGTAGCTAGCGACACGACGCAGGTCATCGCCGATGATATGGTAAAGGTCTTTGCGTGGTATGACAACGAGTGGGGCTACTCGACAAGGCTTGTGGACCTAGCCAAGATCGTGGCTACGAAGTAA
- the fabI gene encoding enoyl-ACP reductase FabI produces the protein MILKGKKGLIVGVANAKSIAYGIAEACYAQGAQMAFTYLNDALKKRVEPIAEEFGSKFVYELDVNNQAHLDGLADRIKKDLGEIDFVVHAVAYAPKEALEGEFVNTSKEAFDIAMGTSVYSLLSLTRAVLPVLKEGGSVLTLTYLGGPKFVPHYNVMGVAKAALESSVRYLAHDLGAKNIRVNAISAGPIKTLAASGIGDFRMILRYNEVNSPLKRNVTTEDVGNSAMYLLSDLASGVTGEVHYVDCGYNIMGMGDVATDAEGNTILAWDAK, from the coding sequence ATGATACTAAAAGGCAAAAAGGGCCTCATCGTCGGCGTTGCGAACGCCAAGTCAATAGCTTACGGCATCGCCGAAGCTTGTTACGCCCAGGGTGCGCAGATGGCGTTTACCTACCTAAACGACGCTCTTAAAAAGCGCGTAGAGCCGATCGCTGAGGAGTTTGGTAGCAAATTTGTCTATGAGCTTGACGTAAATAACCAAGCTCACCTAGACGGCCTTGCTGATAGGATCAAAAAAGACCTTGGCGAGATCGATTTTGTTGTGCATGCAGTGGCTTACGCACCAAAAGAAGCGCTTGAGGGTGAGTTTGTAAACACGAGCAAAGAAGCCTTTGACATCGCGATGGGAACTAGTGTGTACTCGCTACTAAGCCTTACTCGTGCGGTTTTGCCAGTGCTAAAAGAGGGTGGCTCGGTGCTTACTCTTACATATCTTGGCGGACCAAAATTTGTGCCACACTACAACGTAATGGGCGTTGCCAAAGCGGCACTTGAAAGCTCGGTTCGCTACCTAGCACACGACCTTGGCGCTAAAAATATCCGCGTAAATGCGATCAGCGCAGGTCCAATTAAAACGCTTGCTGCAAGCGGGATCGGCGATTTTAGGATGATTTTACGCTACAACGAAGTAAATAGCCCGCTAAAGCGCAACGTCACGACTGAAGATGTCGGTAACAGCGCGATGTATCTGCTTAGCGACCTAGCTAGTGGCGTAACAGGTGAAGTTCACTACGTAGACTGCGGCTACAACATCATGGGCATGGGCGACGTGGCTACCGATGCCGAGGGCAATACGATCCTAGCTTGGGACGCAAAATAA
- a CDS encoding triose-phosphate isomerase, giving the protein MRFLANLKCNHTRASFAKYAEILDANLSANDDVTVFPPFSALDGAAHKFKLGAQNFYPCESGAHTGEIGKAMLDEFGVKSVLIGHSERRVLGESEELLRAKFDFAVKAGWQIVYCIGENLSVNEAGGTKEFLAEQLKNIDLGYERLLIAYEPIWAIGTGKSASAEQIEEILNFIREKTSAPLLYGGSVNVANIGGIAGIANCDGVLVGTASWDASGFLELISASSR; this is encoded by the coding sequence GTGAGATTTTTAGCAAATTTGAAGTGCAATCACACGAGAGCTAGCTTTGCTAAATACGCTGAAATTTTAGACGCAAATTTAAGCGCAAACGACGACGTGACGGTATTCCCCCCGTTTAGCGCGCTTGATGGCGCGGCTCATAAATTTAAACTCGGCGCGCAAAATTTCTATCCGTGCGAAAGCGGCGCTCACACCGGCGAGATCGGCAAGGCGATGCTGGACGAGTTTGGCGTAAAAAGCGTGCTGATCGGGCACTCCGAACGGCGCGTGCTAGGCGAGAGCGAGGAGCTTTTGCGCGCGAAATTTGACTTCGCCGTAAAGGCGGGCTGGCAGATCGTCTACTGCATCGGCGAAAATTTGAGCGTAAACGAAGCTGGCGGCACGAAGGAGTTTTTGGCCGAACAGCTAAAAAATATCGACCTTGGCTACGAGCGGCTGCTGATCGCCTACGAGCCAATTTGGGCGATAGGCACGGGCAAGAGCGCGAGCGCAGAGCAGATAGAGGAGATTTTAAATTTCATCCGCGAGAAGACGAGCGCGCCGCTACTTTACGGCGGCAGCGTAAACGTCGCAAATATCGGCGGGATAGCGGGTATAGCAAACTGTGATGGAGTATTAGTGGGGACGGCGAGCTGGGACGCCTCTGGTTTCTTGGAACTTATTAGCGCGTCATCTCGCTGA
- a CDS encoding phosphoglycerate kinase codes for MSEILSINDLELGGAKVFVRCDFNVPMDEFLNITDDRRIRSAIPTIRYCLDNGCSVVLASHLGRPKNGFEEKFSLRGVAKRLSRLLDRDVIFAEDVVGADAKAKVAALKPGEILLLENLRFEKGETKNDEALAAELAKYGEFYINDAFGVCHRAHSSVEAITKFYDERHKAAGFLLQKEINFAQNLIKHPARPFVAVVGGSKVSGKLQALHNLLPRVDKLIIGGGMAFTFLKSLGENIGNSLLEEDLIEDAREILRKGRELGVKIYLPVDVVAAQTFSAESAVKFVPAQEIPSGWMGLDIGPASIRLFKEVIADAQTIWWNGPMGVFEMDKFSKGSIKMSHAIIDTHATTVVGGGDTADVVERAGDADEMTFISTGGGASLELIEGKELPGIKPLRKAAE; via the coding sequence ATGAGTGAAATTTTATCGATCAACGATCTTGAGCTAGGCGGCGCGAAAGTATTTGTTAGGTGCGATTTTAACGTGCCGATGGACGAGTTTTTAAACATCACCGACGACCGCAGGATCCGCTCGGCGATCCCTACGATCCGCTACTGCCTAGATAACGGCTGCAGCGTGGTTTTGGCTAGCCATCTAGGACGTCCGAAAAACGGCTTTGAGGAGAAATTTTCGCTACGAGGCGTGGCAAAGAGGCTTTCAAGGTTGCTTGATAGAGACGTGATATTTGCCGAGGACGTCGTCGGCGCGGATGCCAAAGCCAAAGTTGCCGCGCTAAAACCGGGCGAAATTTTACTTCTTGAAAATTTGCGCTTTGAAAAGGGCGAAACCAAAAACGACGAGGCGCTAGCCGCCGAGCTCGCTAAGTACGGCGAATTTTACATAAACGACGCGTTTGGCGTCTGCCACAGAGCGCACAGCTCGGTCGAGGCGATCACTAAATTTTACGACGAGAGGCACAAAGCGGCGGGATTTTTGCTGCAAAAGGAGATAAATTTCGCTCAAAATCTCATCAAACACCCTGCGCGCCCGTTTGTGGCGGTCGTTGGCGGCAGTAAGGTTAGCGGCAAGCTGCAAGCCCTGCACAACCTGCTTCCGCGTGTGGATAAGCTGATAATTGGCGGCGGCATGGCGTTCACGTTTTTAAAATCGCTCGGCGAAAATATCGGAAATTCGCTGCTCGAAGAAGACCTCATCGAGGACGCGAGAGAAATTTTACGCAAGGGCAGGGAGCTTGGCGTTAAAATTTACCTGCCCGTAGACGTCGTCGCAGCCCAGACCTTTTCGGCCGAAAGTGCCGTGAAATTCGTCCCCGCGCAAGAAATACCTAGCGGCTGGATGGGGCTAGATATCGGACCTGCGTCGATTAGGCTCTTTAAAGAGGTCATCGCCGACGCGCAAACCATCTGGTGGAACGGGCCGATGGGCGTTTTTGAGATGGATAAATTTAGCAAAGGTAGCATCAAAATGAGCCACGCTATCATCGACACTCACGCGACTACGGTCGTTGGCGGCGGCGATACGGCCGACGTCGTCGAGCGCGCGGGAGACGCCGACGAGATGACCTTTATCTCCACGGGCGGAGGTGCTAGCTTGGAGCTTATCGAGGGCAAGGAGCTACCCGGCATAAAACCGCTTAGAAAGGCTGCGGAGTGA